DNA sequence from the Arthrobacter crystallopoietes genome:
CGGCGGGCGGCCAGATCTGGTGCTGCTCCATGAGAAGGAAGGTGCCCGCCTGGCCGCGGACATTCTGGCCGAGGTCCACTACGACGCCGCCAAGGTGCCGGCGATTCTGCAGATCATCGACGGGCACGACTCGCGGCGCCAGGCCCTCTCGATCGAGGACGCCATTGTGAAGGACTCAGACAAGACGTGGCGGTTGAGCCCGCACGGCATCGACACCGTGATGGACTGGTTCGGCCTGGAGCGGAAGCAGGCCGTTCGTCTGTGCAGCCAGCGGGTCCACGGTCACCTATTCACCGAAGAGGCGAAAGCCATGGCGCGGGCGTTGTCGGCGCTGGAATCGGTGACCCTGTGGCCGCAACGGCGTGCCCTGCTCGGGGAAGGCTAGACTCGGTTTCGGCCGGCGGAAGCGGCCGCACTGGACCGGACGGACGGTCAATAGCCGGACTTGATCCGCAATTGGTGGGCCGAGGGCAGCCGGAGGAGGAGGCAACGATGGCGGGCGGGAGCCGCGACGCGGGACGGTCCGTGACCTCCAAGGTGCTTGCCATCCTCGAGGCCTTCGAAAAGGCCCGCGGATCGCTCAGCCTCACAGAGATTTCCGAGGGATCTGGCCTGCCGCTGAGCACCACCCACCGGCTGGTCGCCGAGCTGACCGATTGGGGATTTCTCTCGCGTGGAGCCAACGGCCGCTACCAGCTGGGCATCCGGCTGTGGGAGCTGGCGCAGAACGCAGGACGGCAACTGCGCGAGGCCGCGCGACCGTTCGTCCAGGACTTGTTCTCGCTCACCGGTGAGACATCCCAGCTCGCGGTCCGCGAGGGGCACGAAGTGCTTTACATCGAGCGCATTTACGGAACGAAACGTGTCCCGCGGGCTTCACGGGTCGGCGGACGGCTGCCCATGCACGCGACCGCCGTCGGCAAGGTGATCCTGGCCTTCGAGGAGGAGTGGGTCCGCATCGCCTACCTGAACCGCGAGCTGGAGCGCGCCACTGCCCATACACATATCCACGCCGGGCGGCTGGCCAAGGAGCTCGACACCATCCGCGAGCAGGGCTTCGCCACCACGATGGAGGAAGTTCGGCTTGGCTCCTGCTCGATCGCCGTGCCGGTTTTCCACACCGGCGCCATCGGGGCCGGTCTGGGGCTTGTGCTGCCGACAGCGCAGGCAGCCACCATGAACCGGCACCTGCCGGTGCTCAAAGGCGTCTCGCTGCAGATTGAACGCGCCACTGCCCACATCCCGCTCGAAACGCTGCTAGGCAGCCACCGCAAGTAAACGCAGCCGCCCGCAGGCAGGGAACCTGGCCGCCGTCGTCGTTCAATTCGGTTTCCACTGAGTGGAAGACGGTGATGTGCGCCATGGGGTGATCTGGACAACACTGGTGTGAACGAACCCGTTGGATGGCCCAGCAGCCGCCAACGGGAACCAACCCCAAGGAGAACAGATGTCACCCTCGACGGAAACGGCGGCCCGTTGCCCGTTCGGCCACGGAGCCGAGGCACCTGCCGGGCACCACGGCTACGAACCGTTCCAGATGAAGGATCCGTTCCCTGCCTATGCGGAACTGCGGGCCGAGCAGCCGGTCATGTTCGATGAGCGCATCGGCTACTACGTGGTTTCCCGCTACGACGACATCAAGGCAGTCTTCGAGGACTGGGAGACCTTTTCCAGCGAAAACGCACAGGCCCCGGTCCGCGAGCGTGGCCCGGCTGCGAAGAAGATCATGGAAGAGGGCGGCTTCACCGCGTACTCGGGGCTCTCGGCACGGCGTCCGCCGGAGCACACCCGTATCCGCTCGGTAGTGCAAAAAGCTTTCACACCCCGCCGCTATAAGGCGCTGGAGCCTTTCATCCGCCAGAACGTAGTGGACCTGGTGGAGCAGATGCTGGCCCGGCCGGAGCGCACCGGCGACCTGGTGAAGGACCTGGCCTACGATGTCCCGACGATCACTATCCTCACGCTGATCGGCGCCGATGTCAGCCAGGTGGATCAGTTCAAGCGTTGGAGCGATTCCCGTGCGGCGATGACCTGGGGCGACCTGAGTGATGACGAGCAGGTCCCGCATGCGCACAATCTGGTGGAGTACTGGCAGGAATGCCTGCGTCTGGTCCGGGTCGCCCATGAGGAAGGCGGCGACAACCTCACCGCCGACCTCGTGCGTGCGCAGAACGAGGGCGCGGAGATCTCCGACCACGAGATCGCGTCCGTCCTCTACAGCCTGCTTTTCGCCGGCCACGAAACCACCACTACGCTGATCGCCAACTCGTTGCGCGTGCTGCTGGCCCGCCCGGAACAGTGGGCGATGCTGGTCGAGGAGCCGAAGAAGATCCCCGGCGCCATCGACGAGGTGCTGCGCTATGCCGGCTCGATTGTCGGCTGGCGGCGCAAGGCACTCAAAGACACCGAGGTCGGCGGGGTGAAGATCGAAGAAGGCGGGCAGCTGCTGTTGCTGATGGGCTCGGCGAACCGCGAAGAGGGCAAATTCGAGAACGGCGAGGACATCGACATCTCCCGCCCCAACGCCCGCGAGCACCTGTCCTTCGGCTTCGGCATCCACTACTGCCTGGGCAACATGCTGGCCAAGCTGCAGGCCAAGATCGCCCTCGAGGAAGTCGCCCGGCTTGCCCCGAACCTCAAACTGCAGGATCCCGAGAACATCGCGTTCCGCGAAAACCTCTCCTTCCGGGTCCCCGAAACCGTTCCAGTCAGCTGGGAGGCATAAGCACGTGGAAAGCAACGAGTACATCCAGTTTTTCGACGGCGGCCTCGAGCCGAAGCTCGAAACGCTCGGCGGCAAGGGCGCGTCCCTGGTCACCATGACCGACGCCGGCATGCCGGTTCCGCCCGGATTTGTGGTCACTACCGCCCAGTTTGATGCGTTTATGGCAGAAGCGGGCATCACCCTGCACATCAACGAACTGCTGGCAGGCCTCGATCCCGAAAACGTGGCCCAGGTAGACAAGGTCTCCGCTGCCATCCGCGAGGACATCTGCTCCCGGCCGGTGCCGGAAGCCATCCGGGCCATGACCATCCAGGCCTACGACTCCCTGATGTCCCGGTTCGAGACGCCGGTCCCGGTGGCCGTGCGCTCCAGCGCCACGGCCGAGGACCTGCCGGACGCCTCCTTTGCCGGCCAGCAGGATACCTACCTGTGGCTGGAAGGCGTCAAAGCCGTCACCGAGCACATCCGCCAGTGCTGGGCCTCGCTCTACACCTCACGCGCCATCATCTACCGGCTGAAGAACAACATTCCCGACGAGGGACTGTCCATGGCCGTGGTGGTGCAGAAAATGGTTAACTCCAAGGTCTCCGGCGTGGCCATCACCATGGACCCGGCCAACGGGGACCGCTCCAAGATCACCATCGACTCTTCCTACGGGGTCGGCGAAATGGTGGTCTCGGGCCAGGTCACCCCGGACAACATCGTGCTGGACAAGGTGACGCTTGCGCTCGTGTCCGAACACCTGGGCGACAAGCACGCCGAACTCGTTCCCGACAGCACCGCACGCGCCCTGGTGGAACGGGAGGTCGATGCCGAGCGACGCGCCCGTCGCAGTCTGAACGATGAGGAAGCCAAGGCCGTGGCGCAGATGGCCAAGCGGGCCGAGAAGCACTACAAGTGCCCGCAGGACGTGGAATGGGCGCTGGATGCGGACCTGCCTGACGGCGAGAACCTGCTGCTGCTGCAGTCCCGCCCCGAAACAGTGCACTCCTCCAAGCCGGCGGTCCCCGCCGCCGCCAGCACCGGCGGATACGCCGCAGCCTTCGGCGCCACCGGGACCAAGGCTGGTTCCACCACTACCGGCTCCGCCCCGGCAGCGGGCTCTGCAACAGTTGCCGGTTCCGTCACCAGCTCCACCGGCACCGCCAGCAGCGGCTTCAGCCTCGGCAGCATCACCGCTTCGCTGCTCAAACCCTCGGTCTGAAACCCGCCGCTACCGACCCACAGGCTCACCGCCGAGCCACCATCGAAAGGACCGCCATGTCCATGAAGTCTTTCCCGAAACCCTCCGAACTGCCGGTGCCCGCCGGCGCCGAAGGATGGGAGAAAATTTATCCGTACTATCTGGTCTTCCAGGACAAGCTCAAGGAGCAGGAAGACGCGAAGTTCTGGTTCTGCGACAGCCAGCACTGGCCCACGGTCTACAAGCCGTTCGAAACGATCGGCGGGGAGTTCGCGGTCAAGTGCCTGGGCCAGTACAACGCCCGGCACCTGATGATCCCCAACGCCAACGGGATTGAGTTCCGCGTGCACCTGGGCTACCTGTACATGTCACCCATTCCGGTCCCCGAGGACCAGATCGCGGCGCGGGTCCCGCATTTCGAGCAGCGCGTGGGCCATTACTTCCAGAACTGGGAGGAACTGCTCAAGCAGTGGCACTTCAAGGTCCGCGGCACCATCGACGAGATGGAGAAGCTGTCCTTCAACAAGCTGCCGGACATGGTCCCGATGGACGACATCACCACCGGCAAGGCGATGGACGGCTCCGAAGTCCTGCTGGAAAACTACGACCGGCTGATCCAGTTGGCCTACCAGAACTGGCAGTACCACTTCGAGTTCCTGAACCTGGGCTACATCGCCTACCTGGACTTCTTCAACTTCTGCAAGGAAGTGTTCCCCAACATCCCGGACCAGTCCATCGCGACCATGGTCCAGGGCGTGGACATGGAACTGTTCCGGCCCGACGATGAGCTCAAGAAGCTCGCCAAACTGGCCGTGGAGCTCCGTCTGGAATCCGCCTTCGGCAATACGGACGACGTCGATGCCACCCTGGGTGCCATCGCTGCGGCACCGGGCGGGGACCGTTGGATTGCCCAGTACGAGGGCGCGAAGGATCCGTGGTTCAACTTCACCGTGGGCAATGGTTTCTACGGGCACGACAAGTACTG
Encoded proteins:
- a CDS encoding HD domain-containing protein, giving the protein MTKFLPSANQYGHDVTGAIAANPDGVIALGPVLAGIWELAAPLLAVRDNDAHTLYAFGLAHALLDLHAEADADVVLPAIMLHDIGWSQVPPDEVLSAIAPGGGRPDLVLLHEKEGARLAADILAEVHYDAAKVPAILQIIDGHDSRRQALSIEDAIVKDSDKTWRLSPHGIDTVMDWFGLERKQAVRLCSQRVHGHLFTEEAKAMARALSALESVTLWPQRRALLGEG
- a CDS encoding IclR family transcriptional regulator → MAGGSRDAGRSVTSKVLAILEAFEKARGSLSLTEISEGSGLPLSTTHRLVAELTDWGFLSRGANGRYQLGIRLWELAQNAGRQLREAARPFVQDLFSLTGETSQLAVREGHEVLYIERIYGTKRVPRASRVGGRLPMHATAVGKVILAFEEEWVRIAYLNRELERATAHTHIHAGRLAKELDTIREQGFATTMEEVRLGSCSIAVPVFHTGAIGAGLGLVLPTAQAATMNRHLPVLKGVSLQIERATAHIPLETLLGSHRK
- a CDS encoding cytochrome P450, yielding MSPSTETAARCPFGHGAEAPAGHHGYEPFQMKDPFPAYAELRAEQPVMFDERIGYYVVSRYDDIKAVFEDWETFSSENAQAPVRERGPAAKKIMEEGGFTAYSGLSARRPPEHTRIRSVVQKAFTPRRYKALEPFIRQNVVDLVEQMLARPERTGDLVKDLAYDVPTITILTLIGADVSQVDQFKRWSDSRAAMTWGDLSDDEQVPHAHNLVEYWQECLRLVRVAHEEGGDNLTADLVRAQNEGAEISDHEIASVLYSLLFAGHETTTTLIANSLRVLLARPEQWAMLVEEPKKIPGAIDEVLRYAGSIVGWRRKALKDTEVGGVKIEEGGQLLLLMGSANREEGKFENGEDIDISRPNAREHLSFGFGIHYCLGNMLAKLQAKIALEEVARLAPNLKLQDPENIAFRENLSFRVPETVPVSWEA
- a CDS encoding PEP/pyruvate-binding domain-containing protein; this encodes MESNEYIQFFDGGLEPKLETLGGKGASLVTMTDAGMPVPPGFVVTTAQFDAFMAEAGITLHINELLAGLDPENVAQVDKVSAAIREDICSRPVPEAIRAMTIQAYDSLMSRFETPVPVAVRSSATAEDLPDASFAGQQDTYLWLEGVKAVTEHIRQCWASLYTSRAIIYRLKNNIPDEGLSMAVVVQKMVNSKVSGVAITMDPANGDRSKITIDSSYGVGEMVVSGQVTPDNIVLDKVTLALVSEHLGDKHAELVPDSTARALVEREVDAERRARRSLNDEEAKAVAQMAKRAEKHYKCPQDVEWALDADLPDGENLLLLQSRPETVHSSKPAVPAAASTGGYAAAFGATGTKAGSTTTGSAPAAGSATVAGSVTSSTGTASSGFSLGSITASLLKPSV